A stretch of DNA from Candidatus Obscuribacterales bacterium:
CCGTCATGCCCGATGAAACCTGGCGGCAACTCCTGCAGGATCCGCAGCACTATGGCGTGATTCTACCCCAGCAGTTGCCCACCCAAACCGTCCAGATCTGGGAGTATCTGCGCGACTTCTCTCGCCCCCTGCGCGATGGAGAAACCGTTCCCTATAGACTGGATACATCTCGCTATTTCGCCGCCCTCCACCCTCAAGTGGAGTTCTCCGCTCCCGTCACGGCCAACAGTTGTACCGCCTGCCACATTGGCGCTGAAGACTATAACTATCGCCAGCTCACCGCCGAATGGCAATGATGGCGAGGCGGGGTTAACCGCACCTCCGCCGTCTAAGGCAAGTGATAGTATGAAGATACTTCGGTTTTCAGCCGAGGCACTACGTTGATGGATATTTTTGAGCCCAGCGATCGCCCCTCTGTTGTAGGTCAGGTCACCATGGCCGCGATCGCCCCAGCCATCCAGTTATTGAAAACTGCTATCCTCCTGCCGACCGTCTTTATATACTCATCCCCACCATGCTCAAGAAACTGCTAGGCGACCCCAACGCACGCAAGCTGAAAAAATACCAGCCCGATGTTGTTGAAATCAATTTGCTAGAAGAAGAGATCCAAGTTCTGTCGGATGACGATCTCAAGGCCAAAACTGGCGAGTTTCGGCAGCGGATTGAAAAGGGCGAGACCCTTGATGCGTTATTGCCAGAAGCCTTTGCTGTTGTGCGGGAAGCGGGGCGACGCGTGTTGGGTATGCGCCACTTCGACGTGCAGTTGATTGGTGGG
This window harbors:
- a CDS encoding accessory Sec system translocase SecA2, whose product is MLKKLLGDPNARKLKKYQPDVVEINLLEEEIQVLSDDDLKAKTGEFRQRIEKGETLDALLPEAFAVVREAGRRVLGMRHFDVQLIGGMVLHDGQIAEMKTGEGKTLVSTLPAYLNALEGKGVHVI